A genome region from Vibrio tapetis subsp. tapetis includes the following:
- the fucU gene encoding L-fucose mutarotase: protein MLKGIHPAISPELLSVLSRMGHGDEILFADAHFPAETFGSNVVIRADGIDIDTLLEGTLPLFELDSYSQYPLAMMRAVEGDELDPAVEEKYMAAIVKTAEDKPALERLERFDFYTRAEKCFAVVVTGETAKYGNIILKKGVTPA, encoded by the coding sequence ATGCTTAAAGGTATCCACCCAGCAATAAGTCCAGAGCTTCTCTCAGTGCTCAGCAGAATGGGCCATGGTGATGAAATCTTATTTGCTGATGCTCACTTTCCCGCGGAGACCTTTGGCTCAAACGTTGTAATAAGAGCTGACGGTATCGATATCGACACGTTATTGGAAGGCACGCTGCCACTATTTGAATTGGATTCATACAGCCAATACCCACTGGCAATGATGAGAGCGGTAGAGGGTGATGAATTAGACCCAGCAGTTGAAGAAAAATATATGGCCGCCATCGTTAAGACAGCAGAGGATAAGCCAGCATTAGAGCGATTAGAACGTTTTGACTTTTATACTCGAGCTGAAAAGTGCTTTGCTGTTGTCGTTACAGGTGAAACGGCTAAATACGGAAACATAATTTTAAAGAAGGGCGTTACGCCAGCTTAA
- a CDS encoding hemerythrin domain-containing protein — protein sequence MATIQGFMTQHHKTCDDLLVEAEAMLANKDWPAFATQWAQFEKETLHHFDLEEQILFPAFEEQTGMTAGPTMVMRQEHAQVKAMMQQMAAAIEQQDIERAMGSSESIMIFIQQHNMKEEQILYPMTDSHLNNSAEIVDKMKAQ from the coding sequence ATGGCAACAATTCAAGGCTTCATGACTCAGCACCATAAAACATGCGACGACCTTCTGGTAGAAGCTGAAGCCATGTTAGCGAACAAAGACTGGCCCGCCTTTGCGACACAATGGGCTCAGTTTGAAAAAGAGACCCTTCATCACTTTGATCTTGAAGAACAAATCTTGTTTCCAGCCTTTGAAGAACAAACAGGAATGACGGCAGGCCCTACGATGGTGATGCGACAAGAGCATGCTCAAGTTAAAGCAATGATGCAACAAATGGCGGCCGCCATTGAGCAACAAGACATTGAGCGTGCAATGGGCAGCAGTGAAAGCATCATGATTTTCATTCAGCAACACAACATGAAAGAAGAACAAATTCTCTACCCAATGACAGATAGCCACCTTAATAACAGTGCAGAGATCGTTGATAAGATGAAAGCTCAATAA
- the fucK gene encoding L-fuculokinase: protein MSIAIILDCGATNVRSIAINQNGEIVASHYIANETLQNGTQHVWDFQQIWKKLVECSKQVTAQINPADIVAVSVTTFGVDGAPFDKDGRQIYPIISWKCSRTSAVMEQVSQDIDRDELYLANGVGDYSFNTLFKLKWLKDNEPEVYKNTDKWVFISSMLNQKLTGKFTTDRTMAGTSMMTDLDSGDWNAGILNYLELTKSHFPSMVEAGESIGCLKDDIAFLLGIPKEVPVISAGHDTQFALFGSGAKENQSFLSSGTWEILMARSQRPDLHPSYLAQGMTTELDAKNGLFNPAIQWLSSAVMEWVANTYFSDVAESNNKYAVMVAEGEMAPVGSNGVKFDPSFLLDASNKGNGCICGLSINTTRGEIYRAALEGLAIKLKNSLDSLSNTCQLRTERLMVVGGGSKNKLWNQIRADVVGIPIQVVDQPEATVTGAAMFALAGAGVFGDVNQAQEAMKPSYQIVEPKEDSTRYSQLLQETHHA from the coding sequence ATGTCAATAGCTATTATTCTTGATTGTGGAGCAACCAACGTCCGCTCAATCGCGATTAACCAAAACGGTGAGATTGTTGCTTCACATTATATAGCCAATGAAACATTACAAAATGGCACGCAGCATGTTTGGGACTTTCAGCAAATTTGGAAAAAGCTGGTTGAATGCTCCAAACAGGTAACCGCTCAAATTAATCCGGCTGATATTGTCGCTGTGTCAGTGACAACGTTTGGCGTAGATGGCGCACCATTCGACAAGGATGGGAGACAAATCTACCCAATTATCTCGTGGAAGTGTTCTCGCACCTCGGCCGTTATGGAGCAGGTGTCGCAAGATATTGATCGTGACGAATTGTACTTAGCCAATGGCGTTGGTGATTATTCTTTCAACACATTGTTTAAGTTGAAATGGCTGAAAGATAATGAACCCGAAGTCTATAAGAATACGGACAAATGGGTATTCATCTCTTCGATGCTCAATCAAAAATTGACTGGAAAGTTCACTACAGACCGAACCATGGCTGGCACGTCAATGATGACGGATTTAGATAGCGGTGATTGGAATGCAGGGATATTGAATTACCTAGAACTAACGAAATCACACTTTCCTTCAATGGTCGAAGCGGGTGAGTCCATCGGCTGTCTAAAAGATGACATCGCTTTCCTACTGGGTATCCCTAAAGAAGTCCCTGTGATTTCAGCGGGTCATGACACTCAGTTCGCGCTGTTTGGTTCTGGTGCGAAAGAAAATCAATCCTTTTTGAGTTCGGGTACTTGGGAAATCCTGATGGCTCGCTCTCAACGACCAGATCTACATCCATCGTACCTAGCACAAGGTATGACGACAGAGCTTGACGCCAAAAATGGCCTATTTAATCCAGCGATTCAGTGGCTTTCAAGCGCAGTGATGGAGTGGGTGGCGAATACCTATTTCTCTGATGTAGCAGAAAGCAATAACAAATACGCAGTAATGGTTGCCGAAGGCGAAATGGCACCAGTGGGATCAAATGGCGTTAAGTTTGACCCTAGCTTTTTGCTTGATGCCAGTAATAAAGGCAATGGCTGTATTTGCGGCCTGTCAATTAACACGACGCGAGGGGAAATCTATCGAGCGGCGTTAGAAGGGCTAGCAATTAAACTGAAAAATAGTTTGGACTCGCTTTCCAACACTTGCCAATTAAGGACCGAACGTTTGATGGTGGTCGGTGGCGGCTCGAAAAACAAGCTTTGGAATCAAATTAGGGCCGATGTGGTAGGAATTCCGATTCAGGTTGTTGATCAACCCGAAGCTACCGTCACAGGTGCGGCTATGTTTGCACTCGCAGGTGCCGGGGTATTTGGTGATGTTAATCAAGCGCAAGAAGCTATGAAACCATCTTATCAAATCGTTGAGCCGAAAGAGGATAGCACTCGATACTCACAGTTACTTCAGGAGACACATCATGCTTAA
- a CDS encoding iron-containing alcohol dehydrogenase produces MVFALNLPKLSLSGVGAVAESVAVLDAQPVKKAMIVTDKNLIELGILDSLYVSLDEKGFDYVTFDAVTPNPTVTLVNDGLEFYKQNNCDCFIAVGGGSPIDCAKAIRIVASNEGDITEYNGVGLVKNEGAFFIAINTTAGTAAEMTSNSVITDEVNQVKMVLVDAKQIPSVSVNDPSLMIGLPASVTAATGMDALTHAIESIVTPGAHRLTLPTALEAVKLIAKWLPVAVKDGSNLEARAALADAQFLAGMSFNSAGLGAVHALSHQPSATHNLAHGVCNAILLPIVSEFNAQTGPEAFRTVAEAMGGDISQLNDSDAASLAIKLIRQLSQKVGIPSGLASLGIQHSDIDTWVQKAMDDVCMGGNPRELAAEEVFNLYKLAL; encoded by the coding sequence ATGGTGTTTGCATTAAATTTACCGAAGCTGTCTTTATCTGGCGTGGGTGCTGTCGCAGAGTCTGTTGCAGTTTTAGACGCTCAGCCAGTAAAAAAAGCAATGATTGTCACCGACAAGAATTTGATTGAGCTTGGGATCTTAGACAGCTTGTATGTCTCGCTAGATGAGAAAGGCTTCGATTATGTGACTTTCGATGCCGTCACTCCTAATCCGACGGTCACACTTGTGAATGACGGTTTGGAATTCTACAAACAGAATAACTGTGACTGTTTTATTGCGGTGGGTGGCGGGAGCCCCATTGATTGTGCGAAAGCGATTCGTATTGTTGCCTCAAATGAGGGGGATATCACGGAATATAATGGCGTCGGTCTTGTCAAAAATGAGGGGGCGTTCTTCATTGCAATCAATACCACTGCGGGTACCGCAGCTGAAATGACGTCAAATTCTGTCATCACGGACGAAGTGAATCAGGTCAAGATGGTGTTGGTTGATGCGAAGCAAATACCCAGCGTTAGCGTTAATGATCCATCGTTAATGATCGGGCTGCCCGCTTCCGTTACTGCTGCAACGGGGATGGATGCTCTAACTCATGCTATTGAATCTATTGTAACCCCTGGAGCACACCGTTTAACGCTTCCTACTGCGTTGGAAGCTGTCAAATTGATCGCTAAATGGTTACCGGTTGCCGTTAAAGATGGAAGTAATTTAGAAGCGCGTGCTGCACTAGCGGACGCACAGTTTCTGGCTGGAATGTCGTTCAACTCGGCTGGCTTAGGAGCGGTTCACGCATTATCACATCAACCATCAGCGACGCATAATTTAGCCCATGGTGTGTGCAATGCTATTTTGCTGCCGATTGTTAGTGAGTTTAATGCTCAAACCGGACCGGAAGCATTTAGAACAGTTGCAGAAGCAATGGGAGGAGATATTAGTCAGCTTAACGATAGTGATGCAGCGTCACTGGCTATTAAACTGATTCGTCAGTTGTCTCAAAAGGTAGGGATCCCCTCTGGACTCGCTAGTCTTGGTATTCAGCATTCGGATATAGATACTTGGGTTCAAAAAGCAATGGATGATGTGTGTATGGGGGGAAACCCTAGAGAGTTGGCCGCAGAAGAAGTATTTAATCTATATAAATTAGCATTGTAG
- a CDS encoding PepSY-associated TM helix domain-containing protein: MLKNKSVQLWSRRLHVYISMALLLVVLFFAVTGITLNRPHLYVKNTPDLQTITLSIPSELFHSQAGQYVPNEAPLVEYLRKEADLSGQASALSVFTEIEDGELVAGEIAVDYKGPGYNAAVFIDMESMTAEVETTNYGLIAMLNDLHKGRNSGEIWRWFIDITAALMVVFVLTGVCLLIPKKRTLATSLKWFALGSSISLALIIFAVP; encoded by the coding sequence ATGCTCAAAAACAAATCTGTCCAGCTGTGGTCTCGCCGACTGCATGTCTATATTTCCATGGCGTTATTGTTGGTGGTGCTGTTTTTTGCGGTCACTGGAATTACCCTCAATAGACCTCACCTGTATGTAAAAAACACACCTGACCTACAAACCATAACGTTATCTATTCCTAGCGAGCTTTTTCATTCTCAAGCGGGTCAATACGTGCCTAACGAAGCCCCTTTGGTTGAATACCTCAGAAAAGAAGCCGATCTCTCAGGACAAGCTTCCGCATTGAGTGTGTTTACTGAGATTGAAGACGGTGAATTGGTCGCGGGAGAAATCGCGGTGGATTATAAAGGCCCCGGTTATAACGCCGCCGTGTTTATCGATATGGAGTCGATGACCGCAGAAGTAGAAACCACGAATTATGGTTTGATTGCCATGTTGAACGATCTGCATAAAGGGCGCAACAGTGGTGAAATATGGCGATGGTTTATTGATATAACCGCGGCGCTAATGGTTGTGTTTGTATTGACGGGTGTGTGTTTACTTATTCCCAAAAAACGCACGTTAGCGACGTCATTAAAGTGGTTCGCCTTGGGAAGCAGTATTTCCCTAGCTTTGATTATATTCGCGGTGCCTTAG
- a CDS encoding DUF2249 domain-containing protein, which translates to MDLQQVTSLDVSELEPPQPMQLITAALQKLAIGEVVSVKHRRIPFPLFDMLAGRFDYFCDEITSSHYQIYFWQLKDSKAKALAEHLSLNSRSKDQRDLEKLDLEKLALKKLGNHKSSSEHDK; encoded by the coding sequence ATGGATTTACAGCAGGTAACATCATTAGATGTCAGTGAATTGGAGCCACCACAGCCAATGCAACTGATCACGGCCGCTCTACAGAAGCTGGCGATTGGCGAAGTAGTGTCGGTTAAGCACCGACGCATCCCCTTTCCGTTATTCGACATGCTTGCCGGACGTTTTGACTATTTTTGTGATGAGATCACCTCATCTCATTATCAGATTTACTTTTGGCAACTTAAAGACAGCAAAGCCAAAGCCTTGGCTGAACACTTGTCTCTTAACTCGCGATCGAAAGACCAACGAGATCTTGAGAAACTAGATCTTGAAAAACTGGCACTTAAAAAACTAGGCAATCACAAATCCAGCAGCGAGCATGACAAGTAA
- the proX gene encoding glycine betaine/L-proline ABC transporter substrate-binding protein ProX, protein MNHSWKRILTTSAVSCLAMSSNVWAEKLPGEGVKVQPVQSTVAEETFQTLIVNRALEALGYDVQPTKEVDYNVGYTSIAKGDATFLAVGWFPLHADKYTMSGGDDKFYRQGQYVSGAAQGYLIDKKTADKYGITNIGQLNDPKIAKLFDADGDGKADLTGCNPGWGCELVIEEQLSAYKLRDTVAHNQGNYAAIIADTISRYKNGESILYYTWTPYWVSGVLVPNEDVVWLEVPFSALPGERKNVDTTLSNGKNYGFEMNSMRIIANKAFAEQNPSAAKLFEIIKLNINDVSAQNMMMSKGKNSSSDIESHVNGWIKANQNLFNSWVSEAKKAAL, encoded by the coding sequence ATGAATCATTCATGGAAGAGAATCTTAACCACCAGCGCCGTTTCCTGCTTGGCAATGTCGTCTAACGTTTGGGCAGAGAAGTTACCCGGTGAAGGCGTCAAAGTTCAACCTGTTCAATCGACAGTGGCAGAAGAAACGTTCCAAACGCTGATCGTCAATCGCGCATTGGAAGCTCTGGGTTATGACGTTCAACCAACCAAAGAGGTTGATTACAACGTGGGGTATACGTCGATAGCAAAAGGTGATGCTACTTTCCTTGCCGTTGGTTGGTTCCCTCTACATGCAGACAAATACACCATGTCTGGCGGTGACGACAAGTTTTACCGTCAAGGCCAATACGTTAGCGGCGCCGCTCAAGGCTACCTCATCGATAAAAAAACTGCCGACAAATACGGCATCACCAATATCGGCCAACTAAACGATCCTAAAATTGCAAAACTTTTTGATGCCGATGGTGATGGAAAAGCAGACCTGACTGGCTGTAACCCAGGCTGGGGCTGTGAATTAGTCATTGAAGAACAATTATCCGCCTATAAATTGCGCGACACTGTTGCTCACAACCAAGGTAACTACGCCGCTATCATTGCTGATACCATTTCCCGCTATAAGAATGGCGAGTCGATCCTTTATTATACTTGGACCCCATACTGGGTAAGTGGTGTTCTGGTTCCTAACGAAGATGTGGTTTGGCTTGAAGTGCCGTTTTCTGCTCTACCCGGTGAGCGTAAAAACGTAGATACCACGTTATCTAACGGTAAAAACTACGGTTTTGAAATGAACTCGATGCGAATCATCGCAAACAAGGCCTTTGCTGAGCAAAATCCTTCAGCAGCAAAACTGTTCGAAATCATCAAGCTAAACATCAATGATGTCAGCGCACAGAATATGATGATGAGCAAAGGTAAAAACAGCTCTTCGGATATTGAATCTCACGTAAACGGATGGATAAAAGCAAACCAAAACTTATTCAACTCTTGGGTTTCTGAGGCGAAAAAAGCAGCGCTTTAG
- a CDS encoding L-fuculose-phosphate aldolase has protein sequence MTKTRYELAQEIIETCLEMNRLGLNQGTAGNISARYEGGMLITPTGIEYAKLTPNHIVFVSGEGEFEEGKIPSSEWAFHMVCYNAREDCHAVVHNHAVNSTAVSILNRPIQAIHYMVAASGTTEIPCVPYATFGSPELAGYVDNGIRQSRAILLQHHGMITVGENLKKALWLAHETEVLAELYLKCAAIEPNVPVLPTQEMHHVLDKFKTYGLRVEK, from the coding sequence ATGACAAAAACAAGATACGAACTAGCACAAGAAATTATCGAAACCTGTTTAGAAATGAATAGACTTGGCCTGAACCAAGGCACAGCAGGCAATATTTCGGCTCGTTATGAAGGTGGTATGCTTATTACTCCAACGGGCATCGAATACGCCAAATTGACGCCAAACCATATTGTGTTTGTGAGTGGTGAAGGAGAATTTGAAGAAGGAAAAATTCCATCTAGCGAATGGGCCTTCCACATGGTTTGTTATAACGCTAGGGAAGATTGCCATGCAGTTGTGCACAATCACGCCGTTAACAGCACGGCAGTTTCTATCCTCAATCGCCCAATCCAGGCAATCCACTATATGGTTGCAGCATCGGGCACGACAGAAATACCTTGTGTACCTTATGCTACCTTTGGCTCTCCTGAGTTGGCTGGTTATGTAGATAATGGGATCCGCCAAAGTAGGGCAATTCTTCTTCAACACCATGGAATGATTACCGTTGGGGAAAATCTCAAGAAAGCTCTTTGGTTAGCGCATGAAACAGAAGTATTAGCAGAACTATATTTAAAATGCGCCGCGATTGAACCGAATGTGCCCGTTCTACCGACACAAGAAATGCACCATGTATTGGATAAGTTCAAGACTTATGGTTTGCGAGTAGAAAAGTAA
- a CDS encoding DUF2271 domain-containing protein: protein MKLWTKSAVFALSALSAASINAEALPSNAQLDVEFSLPTIETSMYARPYVAVWIEDSKRQPVRTLELWVGKDEWLKDLRSWWRKVGRYDKALVDGVTSATRPAGDYRFVWDGTDEKGNRVEEGNYTFYAEVVREHGGRNLLRQKIQLGQKGFSKTIEPTAETGVVTLSYKVSSAKIK, encoded by the coding sequence ATGAAATTATGGACAAAATCGGCAGTGTTCGCTCTTTCTGCATTAAGCGCGGCTTCAATAAACGCGGAAGCGTTACCTTCAAATGCACAGTTAGACGTTGAGTTTTCACTACCAACGATTGAAACCTCAATGTACGCCCGTCCTTATGTTGCTGTTTGGATTGAAGACAGCAAAAGACAACCGGTGCGCACTTTAGAGTTGTGGGTAGGTAAAGATGAATGGCTAAAAGACTTGCGTAGCTGGTGGAGAAAGGTTGGCCGGTACGACAAAGCGCTAGTGGATGGCGTAACTTCCGCAACCAGACCTGCCGGTGATTACCGTTTCGTCTGGGATGGCACCGATGAAAAAGGCAACCGTGTAGAAGAGGGCAATTACACCTTCTATGCCGAAGTTGTGCGAGAACATGGCGGCCGAAATTTATTACGACAAAAAATTCAGCTAGGTCAAAAAGGATTTAGCAAAACAATTGAGCCAACTGCCGAAACTGGTGTGGTGACGCTTAGCTACAAAGTCAGTAGCGCCAAAATTAAATAG
- the proW gene encoding glycine betaine/L-proline ABC transporter permease ProW, with protein MSSEQTNNDPWSQPAAEQSDPWGQSTETPASADWLNSEVVETKPFDIMNPFEEAILPVDTWVESGLNWLVEHGRPVFQAIRVPIDFILTTFETALVSTPSPFMLLILFMLAWQFSNLRLGFATAASLIFIGLIGAWSQAMVTLSLVMTSVFFCLLIGLPLGIWLARSNTAAKFIRPILDAMQTTPAFVYLVPIVMLFGIGNVPGVVVTIIFALPPVVRLTILGIQQVPEELIEAGHSFGASRKQMLYRIQLPLALPTIMAGVNQTLMLSLSMVVIASMIAVGGLGQMVLRGIGRLDMGLAAVGGLGIVILAILLDRITQVLGINAGNTKLRWYHTGPVSILLTIFAKNKRQPNITKITEK; from the coding sequence ATGTCATCAGAACAAACCAATAATGATCCATGGTCACAACCAGCGGCTGAACAAAGTGACCCATGGGGTCAATCAACAGAGACGCCCGCTTCAGCAGACTGGCTCAATAGCGAAGTCGTTGAAACCAAACCGTTCGATATCATGAATCCGTTTGAAGAAGCCATATTACCCGTCGATACTTGGGTCGAATCCGGATTAAATTGGCTGGTTGAACATGGCCGTCCTGTATTCCAAGCCATTCGAGTGCCGATAGACTTCATCCTCACCACCTTCGAAACCGCTCTGGTCTCTACGCCGTCACCCTTCATGCTGCTAATTTTATTTATGCTAGCGTGGCAATTTTCTAATCTCCGCCTCGGTTTTGCGACCGCCGCGTCACTGATATTTATTGGCTTAATTGGCGCTTGGTCTCAAGCGATGGTCACCCTCTCTTTAGTCATGACATCGGTGTTCTTTTGCTTACTGATAGGGCTCCCACTCGGTATTTGGCTTGCACGAAGTAACACCGCAGCCAAATTTATCCGCCCCATCCTTGATGCTATGCAAACCACCCCGGCATTTGTCTATTTAGTCCCTATCGTCATGCTATTCGGTATTGGTAACGTACCTGGTGTCGTGGTAACCATCATTTTTGCCCTACCTCCCGTTGTTCGCCTAACCATACTTGGTATCCAACAAGTTCCTGAAGAGCTTATCGAAGCCGGCCATTCGTTTGGTGCCAGCCGAAAACAGATGCTCTATCGCATTCAATTGCCCCTCGCGCTACCGACTATTATGGCGGGTGTGAACCAAACATTAATGCTGTCACTTTCTATGGTTGTCATCGCGTCAATGATTGCGGTAGGCGGCTTAGGTCAAATGGTCTTACGCGGTATTGGCCGACTGGATATGGGCCTTGCTGCTGTCGGCGGGTTAGGCATTGTGATTCTTGCCATCCTGTTAGATCGAATTACTCAAGTATTAGGCATTAACGCAGGTAACACGAAACTACGCTGGTACCACACGGGGCCAGTATCGATTTTACTCACCATTTTTGCAAAGAACAAAAGACAACCCAACATCACCAAAATTACGGAGAAATAA
- the proV gene encoding glycine betaine/L-proline ABC transporter ATP-binding protein ProV: MAPILEVKGLYKVFGEDTDRAFTMIEQGADKDKVFDQTGLTIGVNDVSLSIKEGEIFVIMGLSGSGKSTLVRLLNRLIEPTKGNVLLRGKDIAHISEQELRQVRRNNISMVFQNFALMPHMTVIENATFGLELAGVEVEERKSSALSALERVGLSTYSESYPDELSGGMKQRVGLARALACDPDILLMDEAFSALDPLIRTEMQDELIRLQNDDKRTIVFISHDLDEAMRIGDRIAIMQNGEVVQVGTPDDILSNPANDYVEAFFRGVNVANVLTAKDIARKKPAAVFKKSEHDGPASALQILMDNDREYGIVVEKTSRYSGIVSMDSLRQAHKDGLSLASAELSKGLTIKPNQPINDILGDVASVPYSVPVVDEDGNYFGVVTKSRLLQTLDKG, encoded by the coding sequence ATGGCCCCCATACTGGAAGTTAAGGGACTGTACAAGGTGTTTGGAGAAGACACTGATCGCGCATTTACCATGATTGAACAAGGCGCAGACAAAGACAAAGTGTTTGACCAGACAGGCCTAACAATCGGTGTTAATGATGTTTCTCTCAGCATCAAAGAAGGCGAAATCTTCGTCATAATGGGGTTATCAGGCTCAGGCAAGTCAACTTTAGTTCGCCTACTCAATCGTCTTATAGAGCCAACCAAAGGCAACGTGCTTCTCCGTGGCAAAGATATCGCTCACATCTCAGAACAAGAGTTACGTCAGGTTCGCCGCAACAACATCTCTATGGTATTTCAAAACTTTGCTCTCATGCCGCACATGACGGTCATCGAGAATGCAACCTTTGGCCTAGAGCTGGCTGGTGTAGAAGTAGAGGAGCGCAAATCAAGTGCTCTTAGTGCATTAGAGAGAGTCGGGTTAAGCACCTATTCCGAGTCTTATCCTGATGAGTTATCTGGTGGTATGAAACAACGTGTTGGCCTTGCCCGTGCATTAGCTTGCGATCCAGATATCCTATTAATGGACGAAGCCTTTTCAGCCCTTGATCCTCTGATCAGAACTGAAATGCAAGATGAGCTCATACGCCTACAAAATGACGACAAACGCACCATCGTCTTTATTTCCCACGATCTCGACGAAGCCATGAGAATAGGCGATCGCATCGCCATCATGCAAAACGGTGAAGTGGTTCAAGTTGGCACCCCTGACGATATTTTAAGTAACCCTGCAAATGATTACGTTGAAGCCTTCTTTCGAGGAGTCAATGTCGCCAATGTTCTCACCGCAAAAGACATTGCCCGTAAAAAACCAGCCGCCGTATTTAAGAAATCAGAACATGACGGCCCGGCATCCGCCTTACAAATCTTGATGGACAACGATCGGGAATACGGCATCGTGGTAGAAAAAACCAGTCGTTATTCGGGCATCGTTTCTATGGATTCATTACGCCAAGCCCACAAAGACGGATTGTCTCTTGCTAGTGCCGAGCTTAGTAAAGGTTTAACAATCAAGCCAAACCAACCCATCAACGACATATTAGGTGATGTCGCTAGCGTGCCCTACTCCGTTCCCGTTGTGGACGAAGATGGCAATTATTTTGGTGTTGTGACCAAATCACGACTGCTTCAAACGCTAGACAAGGGATAG